One segment of Fibrobacter sp. UBA4297 DNA contains the following:
- a CDS encoding low molecular weight protein-tyrosine-phosphatase: MKNILVVCTGNICRSPTGEYLLKKELGPDFNVMSAGLGALVDNPAHELSQKIALQHGIDMSAHRARQINLDILKWADLILVMENGHKRELLHKYPWLEGKVFRYGESHQVDIPDPYRRPENAFVLAWNFISKLTPYWVEKIRQSEATK; encoded by the coding sequence ATGAAAAACATTCTTGTCGTTTGTACCGGGAACATCTGCCGTAGTCCTACAGGGGAGTATCTTTTAAAAAAAGAACTCGGACCGGATTTCAATGTGATGAGCGCTGGTCTCGGAGCTTTGGTTGATAATCCCGCACATGAGCTATCCCAGAAAATCGCCTTGCAGCATGGCATTGATATGAGTGCACATCGTGCGCGTCAAATCAATTTGGACATTCTCAAATGGGCTGACTTGATTTTGGTTATGGAAAATGGCCACAAAAGGGAACTCTTGCACAAGTACCCGTGGCTTGAGGGTAAGGTTTTCCGTTATGGTGAATCCCACCAGGTGGACATTCCTGACCCTTATAGGCGACCAGAAAATGCTTTTGTGCTGGCTTGGAACTTTATCTCTAAACTGACTCCGTATTGGGTAGAAAAGATTAGGCAAAGTGAAGCCACAAAATAA
- the rfbC gene encoding dTDP-4-dehydrorhamnose 3,5-epimerase: MSKFNFIKTSIEGVKIIEPTVFGDARGYFMETYSKRDFAEGGIDVEFVQDNESRSKRGVLRGLHFQKQNPQGKLVRVIEGEVFDVAVDLRKNSKTFGKWVGVTLSAENKKQFYIPEGFAHGFVVLSETASFVYKCTRFYAPGDEGGLMWNDPEIGIKWPVGEDFEPLLSEKDTKNPCLKDLGFAFDL, encoded by the coding sequence ATGTCCAAATTCAATTTCATCAAAACCTCCATCGAAGGTGTGAAAATCATCGAACCGACAGTCTTTGGCGATGCGCGCGGTTACTTCATGGAAACCTACAGCAAGCGCGACTTTGCCGAAGGCGGCATCGATGTGGAATTTGTCCAAGATAACGAATCCCGTAGCAAGAGGGGTGTGCTTCGCGGTCTGCACTTCCAGAAGCAGAATCCGCAGGGCAAGCTCGTCCGTGTAATCGAAGGCGAAGTCTTTGACGTGGCTGTGGACCTCCGCAAGAACAGCAAGACTTTTGGCAAGTGGGTGGGCGTTACGCTCTCTGCCGAGAACAAGAAGCAGTTCTACATTCCGGAAGGCTTTGCCCATGGCTTTGTCGTGCTCTCCGAAACGGCTTCGTTCGTTTACAAGTGCACGCGCTTCTACGCTCCGGGCGACGAAGGCGGTCTCATGTGGAACGATCCGGAAATCGGCATCAAGTGGCCGGTAGGCGAGGACTTTGAACCGCTCCTCTCCGAAAAGGATACCAAGAACCCGTGCCTCAAGGACCTTGGCTTCGCTTTTGACTTGTAA
- a CDS encoding dTDP-glucose 4,6-dehydratase, which yields MKRSIVITGGAGFIGSHVVRLFVNKYPEYKIINLDKLTYAGNLANLKDIENKPNYKFVKMDICDFDAFYKLMQDKHVDGIIHLAAESHVDRSIKDPFTFARTNVMGTLSLLQAAKLYWESLPEKYEGKRFYHISTDEVYGALKMNHPEGITPPFTTTASSSEHHLAYGDDFFYETTKYTPHSPYSASKAGSDHFVRAFHDTYGMPTIVTNCSNNYGPYQFPEKLIPLFINNIRHKKPLPVYGKGENVRDWLFVEDHARAIDVIFHNGKIAETYNIGGFNEWKNIDIIKVVIKTVDKLLGRAEGEDLNLITYVTDRLGHDARYAIDSTKLQKELGWEPSLQFEEGIEKTVRWYLDNQEWLDNITSGDYEKYYESMYKGK from the coding sequence ATGAAACGATCCATCGTAATCACTGGCGGTGCAGGCTTTATTGGTAGCCATGTCGTTCGCCTGTTTGTCAATAAGTATCCTGAATACAAGATTATCAACCTCGATAAGCTCACGTACGCGGGAAACCTCGCGAACCTCAAGGATATCGAGAACAAGCCGAACTACAAGTTCGTGAAGATGGATATCTGCGATTTCGACGCCTTCTACAAGCTTATGCAAGACAAGCATGTTGACGGCATCATCCATCTCGCTGCCGAAAGCCATGTGGACCGTTCTATCAAGGACCCGTTCACATTTGCTCGTACAAACGTCATGGGTACTCTCTCCCTCCTTCAGGCGGCCAAGCTCTATTGGGAAAGCCTCCCGGAAAAGTACGAAGGCAAGCGTTTTTACCATATTTCGACCGACGAAGTTTACGGTGCCCTCAAGATGAACCACCCGGAAGGCATCACGCCGCCGTTCACGACCACGGCTTCTAGCTCGGAACATCATCTGGCATACGGTGACGATTTCTTCTACGAAACGACGAAATACACGCCGCATAGCCCGTATTCCGCATCGAAGGCTGGTTCCGACCACTTTGTGCGCGCCTTCCACGACACTTACGGCATGCCGACGATTGTCACGAACTGCTCTAACAACTACGGTCCGTACCAGTTCCCCGAAAAGTTGATTCCGCTTTTCATCAACAACATCCGCCACAAGAAGCCGCTCCCGGTTTACGGCAAGGGCGAAAACGTTCGCGACTGGCTCTTTGTCGAAGACCATGCCCGTGCGATTGACGTGATTTTCCATAACGGCAAAATCGCCGAAACTTACAACATCGGCGGTTTCAATGAATGGAAGAACATCGACATCATCAAAGTCGTCATCAAGACTGTCGATAAGCTTCTCGGTCGTGCCGAAGGTGAAGACTTGAACCTCATCACGTACGTCACCGACCGCCTGGGTCACGACGCCCGCTACGCGATTGACTCCACCAAGCTCCAGAAGGAACTCGGCTGGGAACCGTCGTTGCAGTTCGAAGAAGGCATCGAAAAGACCGTGCGCTGGTACCTCGACAACCAGGAATGGCTCGACAACATCACGAGCGGCGACTACGAAAAGTATTACGAAAGTATGTACAAGGGAAAGTAG
- the rfbA gene encoding glucose-1-phosphate thymidylyltransferase RfbA, whose amino-acid sequence MKGIVLAGGSGTRLYPLTMVTSKQLLPVYDKPMIYYPLSTLMLAGIRDILIISTPTDLPNFERLLGDGSAMGLNLSYKVQPSPDGLAQAFILGEEFIGNDCCAMVLGDNIFYGNGFSQLLKAAVKNAEENGRASVFGYYVEDPERFGVVEFDDNGKVISVEEKPKEPKSNYAITGLYFYDNRVAGYAKVQKPSARGELEITDLNKTYLDKGELDVKLLGRGFAWLDTGTMDSLIEAGEFVKMVENRQGIQISAVEEIAYKNGWISKEKLLESAAKYGKSPYGQHLKKVAEGKIHY is encoded by the coding sequence ATGAAAGGAATCGTACTCGCTGGGGGCTCCGGCACACGTCTGTATCCGCTCACGATGGTCACGTCGAAGCAACTTTTGCCAGTTTACGACAAGCCGATGATTTATTATCCGCTTTCGACCTTGATGTTGGCGGGCATTCGTGACATTCTCATTATCTCAACGCCGACGGATTTGCCGAACTTTGAACGTTTGCTTGGTGACGGCTCTGCCATGGGTCTCAACTTGAGCTACAAGGTGCAGCCGAGCCCGGATGGACTTGCCCAGGCTTTCATTTTGGGCGAAGAATTTATCGGTAACGATTGCTGCGCCATGGTGCTTGGCGACAACATCTTCTATGGAAACGGCTTCAGCCAGCTTTTGAAGGCTGCCGTCAAGAACGCCGAAGAAAATGGCCGTGCGAGCGTGTTTGGCTACTACGTCGAAGACCCGGAACGTTTTGGCGTTGTGGAATTTGACGATAATGGCAAGGTGATTTCTGTCGAAGAAAAGCCGAAGGAACCGAAGAGCAATTACGCCATAACGGGCCTTTACTTCTATGACAATCGCGTAGCGGGCTATGCTAAGGTGCAAAAACCGAGTGCTCGTGGCGAACTTGAAATTACTGACCTCAACAAGACTTATCTCGACAAGGGCGAACTCGACGTGAAACTCCTTGGTCGTGGTTTTGCTTGGCTCGATACCGGTACGATGGATAGCCTCATTGAAGCGGGCGAGTTCGTGAAAATGGTCGAAAACCGCCAGGGCATCCAAATTTCAGCAGTTGAAGAAATTGCGTACAAGAATGGCTGGATAAGCAAGGAAAAGCTCTTGGAATCTGCCGCCAAGTACGGCAAGTCTCCTTACGGCCAGCACCTCAAAAAGGTCGCCGAAGGAAAGATCCACTACTAA
- a CDS encoding DEAD/DEAH box helicase: MAEQNKRILKDFLNELIEKFNGHRSDISSEDVLEQFMAWAEARGTTLYPAQEEAILELLDGKNVILNTPTGSGKSMVALALHFDSLVHNRRSVYTCPIKALVNEKWMALCKEFGAENVGLSTGDATVNRDAPIICCTAEILSNMALCEGEALTITDIVMDEFHYYSDKERGVAWQVPLLTLPQSRFLLMSATIGATEFFERDMTKHTGRESVTVRSTQRPVPLDFSYSTTEISTEVQKLVNEGKAPVYVVHFTQAAAASNAQNFMSLDLCTKEEKVKINEAIKEVRFSSPYGPDVKRWLKQGIGLHHAGLLPKYRILCEKLAQQGLLKVICGTDTLGVGVNVPIRTVLFTQLCKYSGDKTAILTARDFHQIAGRAGRKGFDNVGYVVAQAPEHVIENLKLEAKSRTTGKKFQKRKPPEHGYIPFDENTFKRLIDASPEPLTSSFQVNHGMLLNILSRPTDGCRAMRALLKDCHESAASKKQLQHRAFLLFRSLVEKKIIEFVPPVAPGYSHLRVNMNLQDDFSMNQPLSLYLLDTLPKLDKDSPEYALNVITLCESILENPEAILRIQQSKARDARMNELKAQGMEYNQRLEELEKVEYPKPLRDFIYDTFNAFADIHPWVDENIEPKSIVREMFENFTTFSGYVKQYNLQRMEAILLRHLNGVYKVLSQTVPDGYKNEELLEMQDYLGEMIRRVDSSLLEEWEKMAHPEDYQKRLDAGTAEDEAEKAFGADKAAADITYDKKRFLNMVRQRIFQIMMSLQKQDFSDVLDSLADDLAEGELLADAEGIPWTEKRLIETMAAYTAEHHKFRMDVEGRALCHTIVTYEGNIMQIQQMLQDEEGFNDWSIDFTVNLDESREVGMPLLKLARIGEV; the protein is encoded by the coding sequence ATGGCAGAGCAAAACAAGCGGATTCTTAAAGATTTTTTGAATGAACTGATTGAAAAGTTCAACGGCCACCGTTCCGATATCTCGTCTGAAGACGTTTTGGAACAATTTATGGCGTGGGCCGAAGCCCGCGGAACAACGTTGTACCCAGCGCAAGAAGAAGCCATTTTGGAACTTTTGGACGGCAAGAATGTCATCCTCAATACGCCGACGGGTAGCGGAAAATCCATGGTCGCATTGGCGCTCCATTTCGATAGTCTTGTACACAACCGCCGTAGCGTTTACACCTGCCCCATCAAGGCGCTCGTGAACGAAAAGTGGATGGCGCTCTGCAAGGAATTCGGCGCCGAAAACGTCGGGCTTTCGACCGGTGATGCAACCGTCAACCGCGACGCCCCCATCATCTGCTGCACGGCCGAAATTCTTTCGAACATGGCGCTCTGCGAAGGCGAAGCGCTCACCATCACAGACATCGTGATGGACGAGTTCCATTATTACAGCGACAAGGAACGCGGTGTCGCTTGGCAAGTTCCGCTTTTGACGCTCCCGCAATCGAGATTCCTCTTGATGAGTGCTACCATTGGCGCTACGGAATTTTTCGAACGCGATATGACCAAGCACACGGGCCGCGAATCCGTGACGGTCCGTTCCACGCAACGCCCGGTGCCGCTCGACTTTAGCTACAGCACTACCGAAATTTCAACCGAAGTGCAAAAGCTTGTGAACGAAGGCAAGGCTCCAGTTTACGTCGTTCACTTCACGCAGGCCGCTGCGGCAAGCAATGCGCAGAACTTCATGAGTCTTGACCTCTGCACCAAAGAAGAAAAAGTCAAGATCAACGAAGCAATCAAGGAAGTCCGATTTTCAAGCCCGTATGGTCCGGATGTCAAGCGTTGGCTCAAGCAAGGCATTGGGCTCCACCACGCGGGGCTTTTGCCAAAGTACCGCATTCTCTGCGAAAAGCTCGCCCAGCAAGGTTTGCTCAAGGTCATTTGCGGCACAGACACGCTCGGCGTGGGCGTGAACGTTCCAATCCGCACAGTCCTTTTCACACAGCTCTGCAAGTACAGCGGCGATAAGACCGCCATTTTGACCGCGCGAGATTTCCACCAGATTGCAGGCCGCGCAGGCCGTAAAGGTTTTGACAATGTTGGCTACGTGGTCGCACAAGCGCCCGAGCACGTCATCGAGAATCTGAAACTCGAAGCGAAGTCACGCACGACAGGCAAAAAATTCCAAAAGAGGAAACCACCCGAGCACGGCTACATTCCGTTTGATGAAAACACATTCAAGCGTTTGATTGACGCATCTCCGGAACCGCTCACTTCGAGTTTCCAAGTGAATCACGGGATGTTATTGAACATCTTGAGCCGTCCGACGGACGGTTGCCGCGCCATGCGTGCGCTCCTCAAGGATTGCCACGAAAGTGCGGCCAGCAAAAAACAGTTGCAGCACCGCGCATTTTTGCTGTTCAGGAGCCTCGTCGAAAAGAAGATTATCGAATTCGTGCCGCCTGTAGCTCCGGGTTACAGCCACTTGCGCGTAAACATGAACTTGCAAGACGACTTTTCGATGAACCAGCCGCTATCGCTGTACTTACTTGACACGCTCCCGAAGCTCGACAAAGATTCGCCGGAATACGCCCTGAATGTGATTACCTTGTGCGAAAGCATCCTCGAGAATCCCGAAGCCATTTTGCGCATCCAGCAGAGCAAGGCTCGCGATGCCCGCATGAACGAACTCAAGGCGCAAGGCATGGAATACAACCAGCGCCTCGAAGAGCTTGAAAAAGTTGAATACCCGAAGCCACTGCGAGACTTCATTTACGACACCTTCAACGCTTTTGCCGACATTCACCCGTGGGTCGATGAAAACATTGAACCCAAATCCATCGTGCGCGAGATGTTCGAGAATTTCACGACGTTCAGCGGCTACGTGAAGCAGTACAATTTGCAGCGCATGGAAGCGATTTTGCTCCGCCATTTGAACGGCGTTTACAAGGTGCTTTCGCAGACCGTGCCTGACGGCTACAAGAACGAAGAACTTTTGGAAATGCAGGACTACCTCGGCGAAATGATCCGCCGCGTAGACTCCAGTTTGCTCGAAGAATGGGAAAAGATGGCGCACCCGGAAGATTACCAGAAACGCTTGGACGCTGGAACTGCCGAAGACGAAGCAGAAAAGGCATTCGGTGCAGACAAGGCCGCCGCAGACATCACCTACGACAAGAAGCGATTCCTCAACATGGTGCGTCAGCGCATTTTCCAGATTATGATGAGTTTGCAAAAGCAGGACTTCTCGGATGTTCTGGACAGCCTCGCCGACGACCTTGCCGAAGGCGAACTTTTGGCGGACGCCGAAGGTATCCCATGGACAGAAAAACGGCTCATCGAAACGATGGCCGCCTACACTGCCGAACACCACAAGTTCCGCATGGATGTGGAAGGTCGAGCACTCTGCCATACAATCGTCACGTACGAAGGGAACATTATGCAGATACAGCAAATGCTCCAGGACGAAGAAGGATTCAACGACTGGAGCATTGATTTCACGGTCAATCTCGATGAAAGCCGAGAAGTCGGAATGCCATTGTTAAAACTTGCCAGAATCGGCGAAGTTTAA